In Pseudobdellovibrio exovorus JSS, the genomic stretch AATTCATAACCACGGCGCTATGTTGGGTTTATTTTCAGATTTACCGGCAGTTCTGCGTATCGTGACTTTATCAACCAGCGGCGTTTTTATTCTGTCGATCTTTGCTTTAGTACAGTATTTAATTCCTCGCCGTCTAATGCCATTAAGAATCAGTCTGTCAATTTTAGTCGGTGGAATTTTAGGTAATGTCCTAGACCGCATCCTCTATGGCTACGTTGTGGATTTCGTCGCTTTTGAAGTTGGCGAATGGCATTCTCCGGTTTGGAATGTGGCCGACATGGTTCAGTGGGTGGGCTATGTTATGATGATCTTCGCTTTATTCAAATACAGCGAGCAACTGTGGCCCGACCAAAATGAAAGAAAAACATTTTGGGTTAATAAAAAATTCCAAATCAAACACTCTTTATTTTTTACAGTGATTGGATTGTTTTTAACTCTGATCAGCGCCGTATTTTCTTACACGTATTTACGTGTAACCTTAGAGGAAATCGTCGGATACAACCCCGCCCTGATTGCTAAATTTACCAAACCTTTCTTAGCCACTTTTGTTGTTTTAGCCCTGTTGTTTTCTTTAATTTTGTTTCTTGTAGGACGCCTTATATCACATCGTATTGCCGGTCCGTTATATGCCTTTGAACGATTTTTAAAAGATATTCTAGAAGGCAAAGGACTCACTAAAGCTGGTGCCGCATTAAAGCTGCGTACTAATGACGATTTTAAACATCTAGAAAAATTAGCCGAGCAGGTAAAAGAGCAGGTTTCAAAATTGAATGCAGAAAAAACTGTGCACGTTACCGAATACAAAGAAGAAGATTAAAGTAATTCCACTTCTTTGATTTTTTCTATATAAAATCTTTTGCGTTGAAAATCTAAACCACATTCCGCGTGGATGTAGTCTCCGTCTGGGTTTCTGACAATTCCAAAAGGTTTTATCGGACGCGCTTTACCTTTTGTTTGCCCCCCCTCATAGACGATGTGAATTGTTTTTTCCTGCTCCATCGCTTTGACTAATGACAGAATTTTTTGATCCTGTGACGAATAAACACGATAGTTATTCCAAGCCAAATCCTTTTTTTGAATATTTAAAATTCTTTGTAAGGATTGATCTTCTGGAATTTTTTCTAAGCATTTTTGTAACACTTGAAAACAGGCATAGGCATCGTCGTACGCTCTATGTGCGGCTCCGCCAGTTAGGCCGAGTTCCTTGATCAGTGTTTGTAATTTATGATTGGTCGTCGTTAACAAAGCCCTTGAGATCAAGCTGCTGCAGAGATTGAAAGTCTGAGGCAAACGCAACCCCGCCTTTTCAATCGGGACAATTACAAAACCCAAATCAAATGGGGCGTGGTGAGCGATCAGAACGGATTGATCAATAAAGTCACAAAAACCGATGATCTGATCTTTCATCAATGGAGCCGAAGCTACCATTTCATTAGTAATTCCATGAATTCGGATATTGTCAGGAGTCAAAAGCTTCGATGGTTTTAAGAGTGTCTGAAACTTACCAACGATTTCCCCATTCAACCACTTCACTGCACCCAATTCGATCACTTCGGATTCAATTGGATAAGCTCCGCTTGTTTCTGTATCAAAAGCGACGATGGGGTAATCATAAATGGATCGTTTGAGGTCAAATGTCATTCGACCAAGATATCTGAAGAAAGGGCCAAGGTCTAGATGCGATTGCAGGATTCAGCTTTTAATTTAAGATAAGTCTATGTCGAAGTTTATTCTTATTACCTTGGTGTCTTTTTTAAATGCGGTGGCATTTGCCCAAGATAAGTCTAAGAACTCGACTACACCGACCTATGGTATTTCCGGCGAGGCCCAAATTCTATCCCACTTCTTAGAAAAAGGGATTTCGTACAGTGATGGAAATCCCGCGATGAATGCGTCTTTTCTTTATAATTTTGGAACACAGGCGCGCATTGGTTTTTGGGGTAGTAATATTTCAAACGTAAATGCACAAGATGACAATTTCTGGTTTAAAATTTTGGCGGAAGTTTTAGTCGACTTTAGCAAAACAACAAACGCTAAATTCTTTTTTAGTGATAATCGTTTTTATAAATCCAATCAACGCAATGGCCAGATTGCCGGAGTTCGCGTCGACACCAAAAGCTATTTTTACGGATTTGAGTGGATGAGTAACTTAGAAGGTTCTGATAGCAATGCGGAATACTTTCTACTCGGTCGGCTTTATAACTTCAGAAAAAGTATGAAATACGGCGGACACATCGGATACACCAGCAGCCATGGAAACATCCAAAGTTTTTTTGATCTGAAGCTTTTAGGACAATATATTATTTCTGATAATTCTAAT encodes the following:
- a CDS encoding signal peptidase II — encoded protein: MKRRDWLLVVVFLFLSILFDQVTKRWASGLTSELSYGYLKFILIHNHGAMLGLFSDLPAVLRIVTLSTSGVFILSIFALVQYLIPRRLMPLRISLSILVGGILGNVLDRILYGYVVDFVAFEVGEWHSPVWNVADMVQWVGYVMMIFALFKYSEQLWPDQNERKTFWVNKKFQIKHSLFFTVIGLFLTLISAVFSYTYLRVTLEEIVGYNPALIAKFTKPFLATFVVLALLFSLILFLVGRLISHRIAGPLYAFERFLKDILEGKGLTKAGAALKLRTNDDFKHLEKLAEQVKEQVSKLNAEKTVHVTEYKEED
- a CDS encoding exonuclease domain-containing protein, encoding MTFDLKRSIYDYPIVAFDTETSGAYPIESEVIELGAVKWLNGEIVGKFQTLLKPSKLLTPDNIRIHGITNEMVASAPLMKDQIIGFCDFIDQSVLIAHHAPFDLGFVIVPIEKAGLRLPQTFNLCSSLISRALLTTTNHKLQTLIKELGLTGGAAHRAYDDAYACFQVLQKCLEKIPEDQSLQRILNIQKKDLAWNNYRVYSSQDQKILSLVKAMEQEKTIHIVYEGGQTKGKARPIKPFGIVRNPDGDYIHAECGLDFQRKRFYIEKIKEVELL